A genomic stretch from Penicillium digitatum chromosome 4, complete sequence includes:
- a CDS encoding NADH-ubiquinone oxidoreductase B14 subunit, putative: MTINPTYLAQRSRSSVNWGDAKFRVLKSYREWLRASPEIQTMYSLGMPVSAIRTKIRQEFEKHRYVSQLPVVDVLLFQSHAEFQETLNYWKQLSHVMKYFRPEEDPGARLPRNFVSGFLEGRN; encoded by the exons ATGACTATCAACCCTACCTACCTGGCGCAGCGTTCGCGCTCCT CTGTCAACTGGGGCGATGCGAAATTCCGAGTCCTGAAGTCGTACCGTGAATGGCTCCGTGCG TCCCCGGAGATCCAGACCATGTACTCCCTGGGCATGCCCGTATCCGCCATCCGCACGAAGATCCGCCAGGAATTTGAGAAGCACCGCTACGTCAGCCAACTGCCTGTCGTTGATGTGCTGCTGTTTCAGAGCCACGCCGAGTTCCAG GAAACGCTCAACTACTGGAAGCAGCTTTCTCATGTTATGAAGTACTTCCGCCCAGAAGAAGACCCTGGCGCGCGGCTACCCCGCAACTTCGTCTCTGGTTTCCTTGAGGGTCGCAATTAA
- a CDS encoding Translation elongation factor EF1B, gamma chain, conserved gives MAFGKLYGLPDNGRTLSILVAAKHNDLDLELVKTEPNSAAEFNTSAEYLKINPTGKVPAFEGANGFTLSEVIAIAVYVTSQNEKTTLLGKTKQDYASILRWMSFVNTEVLPKFAAWYRPLLGLEGYNKKTVDEAAKVALKAISALETDLTANTYLVGERITLADIFAASLLTRAFATVLDKAWREANPATTRWYNTIINQAAFKAVFPEPKFAEEVIKYVAPKKEPKPKAAAPAAAPAAVDAPAAEPPKAKHALEALGKPTLILDDWKRKFSNEDPRTVAMPWFWEHFKPDEYSLWKVNYRYNNELKLTFMANNLIGGFQTRLEASRKYLFGAQSVYGENYDCVVYGAYMTRGQEWEPAFTVGPDFEGYEFTKLDHTNEADRKVIEDMWSQDVPVTVDGKVKEWTDGHVFK, from the exons ATGGCCTTCGGAAAGCTCTACGGTCTGCCT GACAACGGTCGCACCCTCTCCATCCTGGTCGCTGCTAAGCACAACGACCTTGACTTGGAGCTGGTTAAGACTGAGCCCAACTCTGCTGCTGAGTTCAACACCAGCGCTGAGTACCTTAAGATCAACCCCACTGGCAAGGTCCCCGCCTTCGAGGGTGCCAATGGCTTCACTCTCTCTGAGGTCATTGCCATTGCCGTTTATG TTACCTCTCAGAACGAGAAGACCACTCTCCTCGGCAAGACCAAGCAGGATTACGCTTCCATCCTCCGCTGGATGTCTTTCGTGAACACCGAGGTTCTGCCTAAGTTCGCTGCCTGGTACCGCCCTCTGTTGGGCCTCGAAGGTTACAACAAGAAGACTGTCGATGAGGCCGCTAAGGTTGCCCTCAAGGCTATCTCTGCCCTCGAGACTGACCTCACTGCCAACACCTACCTTGTTGGTGAGCGTATCACCCTGGCCGATATCTTCGCTGCCTCCCTCCTTACCCGTGCCTTCGCTACTGTCCTTGACAAGGCCTGGCGCGAGGCCAACCCCGCCACCACCCGGTGGTACAACACCATTATCAACCAGGCTGCCTTCAAGGCTGTCTTCCCCGAGCCCAAGTTCGCTGAGGAGGTGATCAAGTACGTCGCCCCCAAGAAGGAGCCCAAGCCCAAGGCCGCTGCTCCCGCTGCTGCTCCCGCCGCCGTTGACGCCCCCGCTGCTGAGCCCCCCAAGGCCAAGCACGCCCTTGAGGCTCTTGGCAAGCCCACTCTCATCCTTGACGACTGGAAGCGCAAGTTCTCCAACGAGGACCCCCGCACCGTTGCCATGCCCTGGTTCTGGGAGCACTTCAAGCCCGATGAGTACTCTCTCTGGAAGGTCAACTACCGTTACAACAACGAGCTCAAGCTCACCTTCATGGCCAACAACTTGATCGGTGGCTTCCAGACCCGTCTTGAGGCTTCCCGCAAGTACCTCTTCGGTGCCCAGTCCGTGTACGGCGAGAACTACGACTGTGTTGTCTACGGCGCCTACATGACCCGCGGCCAGGAGTGGGAGCCCGCTTTCACTGTCGGCCCCGACTTCGAGGGTTACGAGTTCACCAAGCTCGACCACACCAACGAGGCTGACCGCAAGGTCATCGAGGACATGTGGTCCCAGGACGTTCCCGTCACTGTTGACGGCAAGGTCAAGGAGTGGACCGATGGCCACGTCTTCAAATAA
- a CDS encoding 60S ribosomal subunit assembly/export protein LOC1: MAPNVGGAKGGAKGGAKGGKSSSLSSASRVSKSAKKDGPKRPPPKEQKTKPRTAKENLKKKKKRVYTEKELNLPELNQITPVGVIKPKGKKKGKTFVDDAEGMMTILAMVNAEKEGQIESKMMKARQLEEIREAKRAEAEARMKERKNKFDDVKDSIRQKKKGKGGDKASESTSIKDSISKPGRSKKKAVAFA; encoded by the exons ATGGCTCCTAACGTTGGAGGTGCAAAGGGAGGCGCAAAGGGAGGTGCTAAAGGAGGCAAGTCTTCCAGCCTGTCGTCTGCCTCGCGCGTCAGCAAATCGGCCAAGAAAGATGGTCCCAAGCGTCCCCCGCCCAAGGAACAGAAGACCAAGCCCCGGACTGCCAAAGAAAACctgaagaaaaagaagaagagagtgTACACCGAGAAGGAGCTGAATCTGCCCGAGTTGAACCAAATCACACCTGTTGGAGTGATCAAgcccaagggcaagaagaagggcaagaccTTTGTCGATGATGCG GAGGGCATGATGACAATTCTCGCTATGGTGAACGCCGAGAAGGAAGGTCAGATCGAGTCCAAGATGATGAAGGCACGCCAACTAGAAGAGATCCGCGAGGCAAAGAGGGCCGAGGCTGAGGCCCGCATGAAGGAGAGGAAGAACAAGTTTGACGACGTTAAGGATTCCATTCGTCaaaagaagaagggcaaggGTGGTGACAAGGCCTCGGAGTCTACGAGTATCAAGGATAGTATCTCGAAGCCCGGGCGATCAAAGAAGAAGGCCGTTGCATTTGCTTGA
- a CDS encoding Tetratricopeptide-like helical, with translation MGLWSPKQAKKQQEDGHGRCYLMELPTELLLEIISHLTVLPEAALALTNKRMFLISGEVLLSKSLRFSRDFAPLFHHYRNGHNFVTPRWSFLNLLETSRWKLCSKCLKLHPPAAFSSRELRRKPETRTCNLGEFAGVVDLCPCKKLTFRDKLDLADHVRVLQEILQPLKSKFETVINDRYCWHTCTEQYGPTELKISLFPEISADNQLTVRTEYELTTESGQVGKEDYMTPRFGEAWEGRVQFLTQLGEHKESIQPNPHALIRAEHRAGNYRFWNSCERGLGSFGKIIRN, from the exons ATGGGACTCTGGTCCCCGAAGCAAGCAAAGAAGCAACAGGAGGATGGCCATGGACGCTGTTACCTAATGGAATTACCCACCGAGTTGTTGTTGGAGATCATATCTCATCTGACAGTGCTGCCGGAGGCTGCGCTTGCGCTGACCAACAAGCGCATGTTCTTGATATCTGGAGAAGTCCTGCTTTCTAAATCCCTCCGGTTTAGCCGTGATTTTGCGCCGCTTTTCCACCATTACCGCAACGGACACAACTTTGTCACACCCCGTTGGTCATTCCTTAACCTGTTGGAAACCTCCCGCTGGAAATTATGCTCCAAGTGTTTGAAACTCCACCCTCCAGCTGCCTTTTCGTCCAGAGAGCTGAGGCGAAAGCCAGAGACTCGAACATGCAATCTTGGAGAGTTCGCAGGGGTCGTTGACCTGTGCCCATGCAAGAAATTAACTTTCCGCGACAAGCTCGATCTCGCAGATCATGTTCGAGTGCTGCAGGAAATACTGCAACCCTTGAAATCAAAATTTGAGACCGTCATTAACGACCGCTACTGCTGGCATACATGCACCGAGCAGTATGGCCCAACCGAGCTGAAGATATCGTTATTTCCAGAAATCAGTGCCGACAATCAGCTGACTGTTCGCACTGAATATGAGCTCACCACTGAGTCGGGCCAAGTTGGCAAGGAAGACTATATGACACCCCGCTTCGG AGAAGCCTGGGAGGGACGGGTCCAGTTCCTGACCCAGCTTGGGGAGCACAAAGAATCCATCCAGCCGAACCCTCA CGCTCTCATTCGCGCCGAGCATAGAGCAGGAAATTATCGATTCTGGAATAG CTGCGAGAGAGGCCTTGGCAGCTTCGGCAAGATCATAAGGAATTAG
- a CDS encoding rRNA biogenesis protein rrp36 translates to MAISDMLNRRVRARPEDDEVYSEASGSEKGSQDDSDAESNGSIRSPPDDSEAEDVGTGSDSEASNSDIEEEPESEQDSGDDFKASLAEISFGALAKAQASMRERNRKEKHAPKEDTSSTLDDIRTKLREAREQKLEAASKSKTKEKKRTSKHAPMEQSSKRAVTRKRTVVELPPTPRSRDPRFDAAVMGHSGVGKHPHGGTAYAFLDEYRASELNDLKEQMRKTKNLQQKEKLKGEIRRAQDKLRSAQNKKREADVQAEHKKREKQLIREGKKVNPYYLKNSELQKQVLERKYEEMGSRERAKALERRRKKMTSKERKEMPWERRGAEGGHDGGMPNGGKRRRLE, encoded by the exons ATGGCTATTTCTGATATGCTCAATCGCCGAGTGCGAGCTCGGCCAGAAGATGATGAGGTCTACTCTGAGGCATCAGGGTCTGAGAAGGGTTCACAAGATGACTCGGATGCTGAATCCAACGGCTCCATCCGATCA CCCCCAGATGACTCCGAAGCCGAGGATGTAGGCACAGGCTCCGATTCTGAAGCCAGCAACTCCGACATCGAAGAAGAGCCCGAATCCGAGCAAGACTCCGGCGACGATTTCAAAGCCTCCCTAGCCGAAATATCTTTCGGCGCCCTTGCCAAAGCGCAAGCCTCGATGCGTGAGAGGAATCGCAAAGAAAAGCATGCCCCTAAAGAAGACACATCCTCAACCCTAGACGACATCCGCACGAAGCTCCGCGAAGCGCGCGAACAAAAGCTCGAAGCAGCCTCTAAATCCAAaaccaaagaaaagaaaagaacctCCAAGCACGCACCGATGGAACAATCCTCCAAACGGGCCGTGACGCGTAAGCGCACAGTCGTCGAACTTCCCCCCACGCCGCGATCCCGGGACCCGCGTTTCGACGCGGCGGTCATGGGCCACAGCGGGGTTGGGAAGCACCCGCATGGCGGAACGGCGTATGCGTTCCTGGACGAGTACCGGGCATCTGAGCTGAATGATTTGAAGGAGCAGAtgaggaagacgaagaatCTTCAACAGAAGGAAAAGCTCAAGGGGGAGATTCGACGGGCGCAGGACAAATTGCGGTCTGCGCAGAATAAGAAGCGGGAGGCGGATGTGCAGGCTGAGCATAAGAAACGGGAGAAGCAGTTGATTCGGGAGGGTAAGAAGGTTAATCCTTATTATCTTAAGAACTCGGAGTTGCAGAAGCAGGTCCTTGAGAGGAAATATGAGGAGATGGGATCGAGGGAGCGGGCCAAGGCGCTTGAGAGGAggcggaagaagatgacttCCAAGGAGAGGAAGGAGATGCCTTGGGAGAGGAGGGGGGCTGAGGGTGGTCATGATGGAGGCATGCCCAATGGGGGGAAGAGACGGAGGTTGGAGtag
- a CDS encoding NLI interacting factor, translating into MPSGQGQQLFGALNTLPQDPMGMDQAFFQMAQNMPWVYPGFDSGMPLPPPFPLLPFDMNTPPPFQNTRPMSTMASSAGQRFTPDLQRQRSPTPPVKVPLPTLQYTNQASLKPEKTEKRPLLIILDLNGTLIYRKLRKFPPKFARRTGLDHFLAMLIKNYKVMIWSSSQPPTVNAVCDQIFPGPMHDALVARWGRDKFGLTAGQYNKKLQVYKELHKVWAEANIQGAFPGNEHLKDPPAQSPSTKPPHKNRKQKLREAEAAKLPAGHRWDQTNTILIDDSKLKASSEPFNILEIPEFADDPNIDETKLFAKVLARLDYLAHHDDVSKVLRVWNERVDKGEGSILELDIGLHEDSVDNEDGGMSLLPKQLSGGSNGVTMTLDGSGDIPAPTTAKSMAKKSKKAKLRAKAATANNTPNMATASTATTNPTLPATKPTQAQQKTEDQKTEIKMSRKARKRAREEGSLATKAAAEAESRKTHSNPTPSYDNVTSNQSVASNEPEVSDQVHVRMGTGQKSIRRRQKAADRRAQREVDPPTPPPGSQTAQERCNFRKKSVAAAPPELSAEHASASASGSGSKTVFESASAAAHAANAANILGSGLSPEYLPPDADVTVGMELDVDTYVPPDAVTTSRAKHNRELSPVSSVESSNSLLDRLEEGLGIGIAKR; encoded by the coding sequence ATGCCTTCAGGACAAGGCCAACAATTGTTTGGCGCTTTGAATACTTTGCCCCAAGATCCAATGGGCATGGATCAAGCCTTCTTCCAGATGGCGCAGAACATGCCCTGGGTGTATCCTGGCTTTGATAGCGGGATGCCACTTCCACCCCCATTTCCTCTCCTCCCGTTCGATATGAATACCCCACCACCCTTCCAAAACACCCGACCTATGAGCACGATGGCCAGTAGCGCAGGACAACGGTTCACACCTGATCTTCAACGACAACGATCGCCAACACCGCCAGTCAAAGTCCCACTTCCAACACTGCAATACACAAATCAAGCTTCGCTGAAGCCAGAGAAGACAGAAAAGCGACcactcctcatcatcctcgatctcaACGGCACCTTAATCTACCGCAAACTTCGCAAATTTCCACCGAAATTCGCCAGGCGCACCGGTCTAGATCACTTCCTAGCCATGCTAATCAAAAACTACAAAGTCATGATCTGGTCCAGCTCCCAGCCCCCGACTGTAAACGCAGTCTGTGACCAGATCTTCCCAGGTCCCATGCATGACGCTCTCGTCGCCCGTTGGGGACGCGACAAATTCGGCCTCACCGCCGGCCAATACAACAAAAAGCTCCAGGTCTACAAGGAGCTGCACAAAGTCTGGGCGGAAGCAAATATCCAAGGCGCATTCCCAGGCAATGAGCATCTGAAAGATCCCCCGGCCCAATCACCAAGCACTAAGCCGCCACACAAGAATCGCAAGCAAAAGCTTCGTGAGGCCGAGGCTGCAAAGCTCCCCGCGGGCCATCGCTGGGACCAGACAAACACCATCCTCATTGACGATAGTAAGCTCAAGGCTTCCAGCGAGCCGTTCaatatcctcgagattccGGAATTCGCCGATGATCCCAATATCGATGAGACGAAGCTCTTCGCAAAGGTCCTCGCCCGGCTTGATTATCTCGCCCACCACGATGACGTAAGTAAGGTCCTACGCGTCTGGAACGAGCGTGTGGACAAAGGCGAGGGTAGCATTCTGGAATTGGATATTGGGCTCCATGAAGATTCTGTAGACAATGAGGATGGCGGGATGAGTCTCCTCCCGAAGCAGTTGAGTGGCGGCTCCAATGGCGTTACCATGACCCTCGATGGTTCAGGAGACATCCCTGCCCCTACAACTGCTAAGTCCATGGCCAAGAAGAGTAAGAAAGCCAAGCTCAGAGCAAAAGCGGCCACCGCAAATAATACCCCAAACATGGCAACCGCCAGTACTGCAACAACCAACCCGACACTACCAGCCACAAAACCAACACAAGCCCAGCAGAAAACAGAAGACCAAAAGACTGAAATCAAAATGTCTCGCAAAGCGCGCAAACGAGCCAGGGAAGAGGGCAGTCTTGCCACAAAAGCCGCCGCTGAAGCAGAATCCCGAAAGACACACAGTAATCCAACCCCGAGCTACGACAACGTAACGAGCAACCAATCCGTCGCCAGCAACGAGCCAGAAGTATCCGATCAGGTTCATGTTCGAATGGGCACAGGCCAGAAATCCATTCGTCGCAGACAGAAGGCCGCAGACAGAAGGGCGCAGCGGGAAGTTGATCCTCCCACGCCTCCTCCTGGATCTCAGACTGCACAAGAAAGATGTAACTTCCGGAAGAAAAgtgttgctgctgctcctCCCGAGCTTAGTGCTGAACATGCTTCTGCGTCTGCTTCTGGCTCCGGTTCCAAGACGGTCTTCGAATCCGCCTCTGCAGCTGCTCACGCCGCCAATGCTGCAAACATCCTAGGAAGCGGATTATCACCTGAATATCTCCCTCCAGACGCAGATGTGACTGTGGGGATGGAATTGGATGTTGATACGTACGTTCCGCCGGATGCCGTGACTACGTCGAGAGCGAAGCACAACCGCGAGTTGTCACCAGTTTCGTCGGTTGAATCGAGCAATTCGTTGCTTGATCGGCTTGAGGAGGGGCTTGGGATTGGGATTGCGAAGCGTTGA
- a CDS encoding DNA-directed RNA polymerase, dimerization: MPASVHSQDLDQSMVDAEQAIELPQSNDPILEERQIVVLPGATETAASFQFEGEGHTMGNALRYAIMKNPAVEFCGYTIPHPSDPKMNVRIQTNDTTTALEALEKGFNDLMDLCDVVTEKFTASRDQFNAESGNRMEA, encoded by the exons ATGCCTGCATCAGTCCATTCCCAAGACCTGGACCAGTCCATGGTCGACGCAGAGCAGGCCATCGAGCTGCCCCAGTCCAATGACCCCATCCTTGAGGAGAGACAGATTGTCGTG CTCCCCGGCGCCACCGAAACCGCCGCCTCATTCCAGTTCGAAGGCGAAGGCCACACCATGGGCAATGCGCTGCGATACGCAATTATGAAGAA CCCCGCCGTTGAGTTCTGCGGTTACACCATCCCCCACCCCTCGGATCCGAAGATGAATGTCCGTATTCAGACTAACG ATACGACTACTGCTCTTGAGGCTTTGGAGAAGGGCTTCAATGATCTGATGGACCTGTGCGATGTCGTTACAGAGAAGTTCACTGCTTCACGTGATCAGTTCAATGCGGAGAGTGGTAACCGTATGGAGGCATGA
- a CDS encoding putative AB-hydrolase YheT produces MGLVSWLRPKGRIAFYHAKDNHLILTKVPGASGVKEQTTFVDVCLSATPETCNLNPFLFNGHLQTCWTTVKYDTVPIYYKRKMFESDTPAFTGHFAMDFVVAPYDIPQDPELIDQARKHTQKSGLPPRTSFFSQEEFAMLPSDDTKPMLVLLHGLSGGSHEIYLREVLAPLVKEGAWEACVVNSRGCAETKISTGVLYNARATWDVRQSVKWLRAQFPNRPLFGIGFSLGANILTNYLGEEGDACQLKAAVICASPWNLDISSTILRSTLLGKEVYSRTMGTSMKKLFEAHVDQVSTNPRIDVDAIRKITYLHEFDRALQCPTWGYPTEGAYYRDATSTDSMLAIRIPFLSIQAEDDPIACREALPYQEMTQTPYGVMLTTSWGGHLGWFELGGDRWFVKPVANFLNKMAREIDTSIPGVVEHPERLPGNIASHPGANKEPDLAPKPEYVSMRRKLALPLGL; encoded by the exons ATGGGTTTGGTTTCATGGCTGCGTCCCAAGGGCCGCATAGCTTTTTATCACGCCAAAGATAATCACTTGATATTAACCAAAGTTCCCGGCGCCTCGGGTGTCAAAGAACAAACTACGTTTGTGGATGTCTGTCTGTCTGCCACACCAGAAACGTGCAACCTAAACCCTTTCTTGTTCAATGGGCACCTGCAGACTTGCTGGACCACTGTAAAATACGACACTGTTCCTATTTACTACAAGCGCAAAATGTTTGAGTCGGACACCCCCGCGTTCACCGGCCATTTTGCCATGGATTTCGTAGTTGCACCATACGACATTCCTCAAGACCCGGAACTTATTGATCAAGCGAGAAAACATACCCAAAAGTCAGGGTTGCCACCACGCACCTCGTTTTTCTCTCAGGAGGAATTTGCTATGTTGCCCTCAGATGACACTAAGCCTATGCTTGTGCTTCTTCACGGTCTGAGTGGTGGCTCCCATGAAATTTACTTGCGGGAAGTCCTAGCGCCTCTGGTGAAAGAAGGTGCCTGGGAAGCATGTGTTGTCAACTCGAGAGGATGTGCAGAGACTAAAATCAGTACCGGTGTTCTCTATAACGCTCGAGCTACCTGGGATGTCCGCCAATCTGTGAAGTGGCTCAGGGCGCAGTTCCCCAATCGCCCTCTTTTCGGAATTGGCTTCTCACTCGGTGCCAACATCCTCACCAAT TATCTGGGAGAGGAAGGTGACGCCTGTCAACTGAAGGCAGCCGTGATTTGTGCGAGCCCATGGAACTTGGATATTAGCTCTACTATTTTGCGAAGCACCTTGCTTGGCAAAGAGGTTTATAGTAGAACTATGGGAACTAGTATGAAGAAGCTCTTTGAGGC ACATGTTGATCAAGTCTCCACAAATCCCCGGATCGACGTTGATGCCATAAGAAAGATTACTTACCTCCATGAGTTCGACCG AGCTCTGCAATGTCCGACCTGGGGTTACCCCACCGAAGGAGCGTATTACCGTGACGCCACTTCCACCGATTCCATGCTCGCCATCAGGATTCCTTTCCTTAGCATTCAAGCAGAGGATGACCCT ATTGCTTGCCGTGAGGCTCTTCCCTACCAGGAAATGACCCAAACACCATATGGAGTCATGCTGACTACATCATGGGGTGGTCATCTAGGCTGGTTCGAGCTCGGAGGGGACAGGTGGTTTGTCAAGCCG GTGGCAAACTTCTTGAACAAAATGGCTAGGGAAATCGACACTAGTATTCCTGGTGTTGTCGAACACCCTGAACGACTCCCTGGAAATATTGCCAGCCACCCTGGCGCCAACAAAGAGCCCGATCTGGCACCTAAGCCCGAATACGTCTCGATGCGACGCAAACTCGCACTACCTCTGGGCCTGTAA